The genomic stretch CGGCAAACTTGCCAATTCGATCTCTGAGAAGCAAAGTCAAATGCTGTGTCCTGAAAAACTCTCCAGGTGAAAGCGGTGGACTAAGCTCATATTCATAGGTATATTCATCTGTCTCTGGCACATAAACCCGTGAGGTTTGTAAAAGGCCGACCGCTTCCAGCTTGGAAGTTTGTTCCATTAGGAACGAGCGTCCCTTCTCACTTGGATCTATCCCCAAAGTCAGAAATAATTTACGTTGCTGTTCCATTCCTGAGTAACCAATCTGATCAGCTCTTATATGCTGAAACAATAAATGGTACAAACTGATGGCAAACGCGCCTACCATCGGCTGATAGGCAGAGCTGAGCATCCGTTCGTCCAGGCTGCTAAGGCCAAACTCACGGAAAACGCAGTAACGATGATTTTCTGTAAAGTGAAGCATATTCTTCACGCGCATTGCTCATTACTCCTTCTCTCCGATTTGTAGTGAACTCTATTCTATCATAAAAAGGGCCGGCTTAAATCTTCAAATATAGCCAAAATCCCTGCTTAATCTTTCCGCTATTCCCTCTTATCTGACAAATGTTCGCATTCCCTCTGTTTTTGAAATCGAGTTTTTCATTGTACTCTACTATTCTATGAAAAGGGAAGCGTTTCATGACAAAACCCTCTTCTCATGATATGAAAAGAGGGCAAGTATACACCTAAATATAATAGGGTAAAATCAAAACATTTTGTAGCCGCCGATACGCAGCTTTTGGATTGTCCATCCACTAAGAATTGCACCTGCCACACCGCTGAGTCCGATTAAATAATCAACAGGTCCATAAGAACTCATATGTGTACCGAAACTGCTACTTCGATCCCACATGGAGAAAATGACAATGGGTATAAGGACAATGATAAATAGATAAGCAGGAAACCAAGTCGTTTTCATGAGCATATTCAAAATAAAACCGATGCCAAACATCATTACAAAAAACAAGATCATAAGCACGAGCACAGGTAAAAACTGCATTCGCTTACATCCTCCTTCTTTCTACCAAATCATGAATCTCTATCCATAACAGATAATAAATAGTGTAACCCAAAATAGGTGTCACGGCAATGAACTTTCTAGGTTCCGCCAGCGTTTACCGACTTTTAATGAGATCTTCATTTGCCCTGCTACTTCCGCCTTTGATACAATAGAATCATTGATTTCATCTATGAAATAATCTGATATACAAAATTTAATATCATATAGGAGTGAAACAAATGAACGAAGCTGCATCGACTCTGGAAGGCTGGTATGCTCTACATGATTTCCGATCCATTAACTGGGCCGCTTGGCGTTCTGCTGATGAGGAAGCACGCGCTGTTGCTTTAGACGACCTGCAAGAATTTTTACAAGAGTGGACTTCTGTTGAGGAAGCCGGGAACGGCAGTTCAGCCGTATATACGATCATCGGTCAAAAAGCTGATTTTGTAATGATGCATTTACGTGAATCTTTGGAAGACCTCAATGCACTTGAAAATGCATTTAACAAAACAACTTTTGCTCGTTTTACGACCAAAGCTTACTCTTATGTCAGTGTAGTAGAACTGAGTAATTACCTTGCTGGTAAAGATGCTGATCCGATGCAAAATCCAGAAATTGTAGCACGTCTGAAGCCGATTCTTCCAAAAAGACAATATATTTGTTTCTATCCAATGAATAAAAAGCGGGACCTAAGCGATAACTGGTACATGCTCTCTATGGACGAGCGAAAAGCGATGATGAGAAGCCATGGTCTGATTGGACGCAGCTATGCAGGCAAGGTAAAACAAATCATTACCGGCTCTGTTGGTTTCGATGATTGGGAATGGGGCGTTACTCTCTTTGCCGATGATGCTCTTCAGTTCAAAAAGCTGGTGTACGAGATGCGTTTTGATGAAGTTAGCGCACGTTACGGAGAATTCGGTTCTTTCTATGTAGGTAGTCTTTTGAATCCCGAATCTTTTGAAAGTATGTTAAAGATATAATATAAATGAGCTCATATAATAAAAAGGATGCCCTTATGCGGCATCCTTTTTATTATATGTTTCTTCGTTTAGTCGTTCTCTTCTTCGAGCTTCTTTAAGGATTCCAGAAATTCAGCCGTAGCCCGATCGCGGTCACGACCTTTTTCTTTTAACCTTTCAATAGCAGGTAATATCAAAATATCGATTTCCTTTTGTACGATATAAGATAGATCATACTTTTCCTGCTCTTCGAGATAACTGCCAACTTCCATTAAGGCATGAT from Paenibacillus polygoni encodes the following:
- a CDS encoding YuiB family protein, with protein sequence MQFLPVLVLMILFFVMMFGIGFILNMLMKTTWFPAYLFIIVLIPIVIFSMWDRSSSFGTHMSSYGPVDYLIGLSGVAGAILSGWTIQKLRIGGYKMF
- the hemQ gene encoding hydrogen peroxide-dependent heme synthase, yielding MNEAASTLEGWYALHDFRSINWAAWRSADEEARAVALDDLQEFLQEWTSVEEAGNGSSAVYTIIGQKADFVMMHLRESLEDLNALENAFNKTTFARFTTKAYSYVSVVELSNYLAGKDADPMQNPEIVARLKPILPKRQYICFYPMNKKRDLSDNWYMLSMDERKAMMRSHGLIGRSYAGKVKQIITGSVGFDDWEWGVTLFADDALQFKKLVYEMRFDEVSARYGEFGSFYVGSLLNPESFESMLKI